In the genome of Thermodesulfobacteriota bacterium, the window TCCACGCTGGCATTCGCCGCTGGAGACCAGTTTAGCAACTTTCATCCCATAAACAGGATAGTCGACTGAGTCTTCGCTATCGGCGCCTACATCACAGCAAGAGATGCCATTTGACGCCAGATATTGCCTTATCGGCCCTTTCAAGGCGTAGCCGCCATGGTCACAACCCAGTGCCACTTCCATTTTATTCCTCGAATTTTTTAAAGATGATAACGGCGTTTGTGCCTCCGAACCCAAAGGAATTAGACATGGCTGTCTTGACTTCTACCTTGCGTGCCTGGTTGGGCACGTAGTCCAAGTCGCACTCCGGATCCGGCGTTACATAGTTTATAGTCGGAGGCACTACGCCATCTACAATAGACAAGATACAGAAGACAGCCTCAACGCCACCGGCCCCGCCCAAAAGATGGCCGGTCATAGATTTGGTCGAACTGACCGGGACACTTTGGCTTCGTTCCTTAAACACGCTCTTTATAGCTAACGTTTCCATGAAATCGTTAAGGGAGGTCGATGTGCCATGGGCGTTGATATAATCAATGTCCTGGTGAGAAAGGTCGGCATCATCCAGGGCGAGCTGCATACATCTGGCTGCGCCTTCCCCGCTCGGCGCAGGCGCGGTCATGTGGTAGGCATCGCTATTTAAGCCATATCCTACGATCTCCGCATATATTTTCGCCCCGCGATTTAAGGCAGTATCGAGGTCTTCCAAGATAATCATACCGCTGCCCTCGCCGATAATAAATCCGTCCCGGTCTTTTTCAAAAGGCCTGGAGGCTGCGGCAGGGTCATCATTTCGGGCGGAGAGGGCCTTCATAGAACTAAAACCAGCCACCGTGAGCGGGGTAATTACCGACTCCACACCCCCGCAGATCATAACATCTGCCGCACCGCCCTGAACTATCCTGAACGCCTCGCCTATAGCGTGCGAGCCGGCCGCGCAGGCCGTAGTCACAGAGA includes:
- the fabF gene encoding beta-ketoacyl-ACP synthase II → MKRRVVVTGLGLITPLGIGVKESWPAALAGKSGVGEITRFDTRDFSTKIAAEVKGFNPEDFIPKKLIRRMDLFIQYGIAAASMAIEDANLVISEGNATRVGVLTGSGLGGLGTIEEYHGVLSNEGPRRVTPFFIPMVIPNMACGHISILYGAKGPNISVTTACAAGSHAIGEAFRIVQGGAADVMICGGVESVITPLTVAGFSSMKALSARNDDPAAASRPFEKDRDGFIIGEGSGMIILEDLDTALNRGAKIYAEIVGYGLNSDAYHMTAPAPSGEGAARCMQLALDDADLSHQDIDYINAHGTSTSLNDFMETLAIKSVFKERSQSVPVSSTKSMTGHLLGGAGGVEAVFCILSIVDGVVPPTINYVTPDPECDLDYVPNQARKVEVKTAMSNSFGFGGTNAVIIFKKFEE